In Aegilops tauschii subsp. strangulata cultivar AL8/78 chromosome 3, Aet v6.0, whole genome shotgun sequence, one genomic interval encodes:
- the LOC109757990 gene encoding uncharacterized protein, which translates to MAARALLLRTAARCCSPLHSPTAAPRLHPRLRSHAAAPQLCFPALSFSASAASTSSHGPSGGDAGAEGEDDKGGYENYLGMSDDELMAQCDMGTFKSSGPGGQHRNKRESAVRLRHHPTGIVAQAVEDRSQHKNRSSALSRLRTLIALKVRRPINLDNYTPPVELLQILPLKSTIRSKDVGNQIGPNNPKFSPGMQALLDLLFAVEGSVSEAAKILGLSTGALSRLILSDDSLRAAANELRASKGLKPLR; encoded by the exons ATGGCCGCGCGGGCCCTCCTCCTCCGGACAGCCGCCCGCTGCTGCTCCCCTCTCCACtcccccaccgccgccccgcgcctccaCCCGCGGCTCCGCAGCCACGCCGCCGCTCCCCAGCTCTGCTTCCCCGCGCTCTCCTTCTCCGCCTCCGCCGCGTCCACCAGCTCGCACGGCCCCAGCGGCGGCGACGCCGGCGCCGAAGGGGAGGATGACAAGGGAGGGTACGAGAACTACCTGGGGATGAGCGACGACGAGCTCATGGCACAGTGCGACATGGGCACCTTCAAGTCTTCCGGCCCCGGCGGCCAGCACCGCAACAAGCGCGAGTCCGCCGTCCGGCTCCGCCACCACCCCACCGGCATCGTCGCCCAG GCTGTGGAGGATAGGTCACAACATAAGAATCGATCATCTGCTTTATCTCGGCTTCGGACCCTGATTGCTCTTAAAG TTAGGAGGCCGATAAACCTTGATAACTACACTCCTCCAGTTGAACTTCTTCAGATATTGCCACTGAAGTCTACCATTCGATCAAAGGATGTTGGTAACCAAATTGGCCCAAATAATCCAAAATTTTCTCCA GGAATGCAAGCTTTATTAGATCTTCTATTTGCTGTTGAAGGTTCTGTATCAGAGGCAGCGAAAATTCTAGG CCTAAGCACTGGTGCCCTGTCAAGGTTAATTCTATCAGATGATTCTCTCCGAGCGGCTGCCAATGAACTACGAGCCTCCAAG GGACTGAAGCCACTAAGATGA